GATATAAAAAATAAAACAAAATAAATTTTAGTTAAGAACTTAGGACATACGGCTTGAATTCGTTTTCTTAAAAAGGTCGATTAATAACAACAAAAGACCGCAAATTTTTTGAAAGCTGAAGTCAAAAATATAAGAAAGCCGATATAAAACCTGAGTTCTTGACTATCATATTTTTTGCTATACGATATTATAGGAAAAATATAATAATGTATAGGAATAATAATTAAATTTTTATAATTTAAATAATTATTATGGGTGCAACACACATATTAGGCGAGGTTAATAATGGCAATTAAGTATGTTGAACGCGTTATACCAGACGGAATGAAAGCTTCCAGTCTGGATCAAATGCCTGATTTGACAGAGATACAGAAAAAATCTTTTGAATGGTTTTTGAAAGAAGGATTAAAAGAAGAACTTTTGTCTTTTTCTCCTATAAAAGATTATACGGGCAGATTAGAATTACATTTTTTACCGAATTACACATTCGATAATCCAAAATATACTGTTGAAGAAGCAAGAATTCATGATGCAAGCTATACAAAACAGCTAAGAATTATGATGAGGCTTGTAAACAGAGATACCGGTGAAATAAAAGAACAGGAAGTCTATATTGGTGATATTCCAATGATGACTGACAGAGGTACTTTTATTATTAACGGTGCAGAAAGAGTAATCGTCAGCCAAATAGTAAGATCCCCCGGTATTTATTACAAAAGAGAAATTGCAACAACCGGAAAACGTATATATAATGCGACTTTGATTCCTAACAGAGGAGCATGGCTAAAAATTGAAACTGATATTAATGATGTTATATATGTAAAAATTGATAAAAACAGAAAAATTCTGGCTACCACATTCCTTAAAGCTCTCGGCATAGGAATAAATGATATGGATTCAGTATTTAGACATAGTGATTTCTTGAAGAAAACTATGGATAAAGATACTACCAATACAAATGATGAAGCTTTAATTGAAGTTTACAAAAAATTAAGACCGGGTGATCCTGCAAGCGCAAGCGGCGGAAAGTCAATCATAGAAAGCAGATTCTTTGATGATAAGAGATATGATCTCGGTAAAGTTGGTCGTTATAAGTTAAACAAAAAACTTGGACTTAATCTTGCCGAAACACAAAGAACATTAACTGTTCAGGATATTGTTGCTTCAATAGAATACCTCGTAAACCTTACATATGATGAAGGTGTAGTCGATGATATTGACCATTTAGGCAACAGACGTATCAGATCAGTTGGAGAATTGTTACAGAATCAGTTCAGAATCGGTCTTACAAGGCTTGAAAGAATTGTAAGAGAGAGAATGACACTTCAGGATGCTGAAACTTTAACTCCTCTTAATTTATTAAATACAAAACCTTTAATTGCTGCTATTAAGGAATTTTTCGGTTCATCACAGTTATCTCAGTTTATGGACCAGACAAACCCGTTAGCGGAATTAACACATAAAAGAAGATTATCAGCTCTTGGACCGGGTGGTTTGGCTAGGGAGAGAGCAGGCTTTGCCGTAAGGGATATTCACCCTTCACATTACGGAAGAATCTGTCCTGTAGAAACACCTGAAGGCCCGAACGCCGGGCTTATCGGAAGTTTGGCAACTTATGCAAGAGTTAACGAGTACGGTTTCATTGAAACACCTTATTATGTCGTAAAAGACGGAATAGTTACAGATGAAATCAACTACTTGAGTGCGGACGAAGAAGAAACCTCCCGTGTTGCGCCCGGCGATATTCCTATAAAAGAAGATGGTACAATCGCAACAGATATGGTTCCTGTTCGTTACAGAAGTGAATTTACAATGGGCGAGTCAATTAAAGTTGACTATGTCGGTGTTTCCCCAATTCAGATTATATCTGTAGGTACATCCTTGATACCGTTTGTTGAACACAACGATGCTAACAGAGCTTTGATGGGTTCAAACATGCAACGTCAGGCAGTTCCTCTTTATAAAGCACAAAGACCGGTTGTTGGTACAGGGCTTGAAAAAAGAGCCGCTTGTGATTCAGGAATGGTAGTTCTTTCTGAACATGAAGGTGTCGTTGATTATGTGACCAGCGATGAAGTAAGAATAAAAGACAATTTCGGAAAAATTCATAAATATCAGTTGATGAAGTTTGTAAGAAGCAACCAGGACACATGTCTTAATCAGAAACCGATTGTGTCAGCAGGAATGCCTGTCAAAAAAGGTACTCCTCTTGCAGATGGAGCTTCAACAGATGGCGGAGAACTTTCTCTGGGTAAAAACGTGCTTGTCGCATTTATGCCTTGGGAAGGCTACAACTATGAAGATGCTATCCTGATAAGCGACAGGTTATCTCATGACGATGTTTATACAAGTATTCACATCGAAAAACTTGAAATTGATGCAAGAACAACAAAGTTAGGACCTGAAGAAATTACAAGAGAAATTCCTAACGTTAGCGAAGACAGCTTAAGACACCTTGATGAAAGAGGTATCGTGCGTGTCGGAGCTATGGTTCAAGCTGATGACATTTTAGTAGGCAAAATCACACCTAAAGGCGAGTCCGAGCATCCGCCGGAAGAAAAGCTTTTAAGAGCTATTTTTGCCGAAAAAGCAAGAGATGTAAAAGATAACAGTTTAAGAGTACCTCACGGTGAGGGCGGAAGAGTCGTTGACGTAAAAGTATTCGACAGAGAAAAAGGCGATGAGCTTCCACCGGGTGCTAACACTGTTATTAGAGTTTATATTGCACAAAAACGTAAAATCAGAGTAGGCGATAAAATGGCAGGAAGACACGGAAACAAAGGTATTATTTCCAAAATTCTTCCTAAAGAAGACATGCCTTTCCTACCTGACGGTACAGCAGTTGATATAGTCCTCAATCCACTTGGCGTACCTAGTAGGATGAACGTAGGACAAACTTATGAAACCCTTTTGGGACTTGCAGCTTATCTGACAGGAAATTACTATGAAGTTCCTGCTTTTGATGAAAGATGCGGTATTACAGAGGCTTCTCTTATTGCAACATCTACGGAAGTTCAAAAAGGAATAGATAAAAACGGGTATGATTGGGTAAATCCAAACGGTAAAGTATTGCTTTACGACGGAAGAACGGGAGAACCATTTGATAACCCTGTTTCTGTCGGTCTTGCATATATATTGAAACTTGTTCACCTTGTAGATGACAAGATTCACGCAAGAAGTACAGGACCATACAGTCTTGTAACGCAACAACCGCTCGGTGGTAAAGCTCAATTTGGCGGACAACGTTTCGGAGAGATGGAAGTATGGGCATTAGAAGCATACGGTGCTGCTTATACACTTCAAGAAATGTTAACAATCAAATCTGATGACGTTAATGGAAGAAGTAGGGCTTATGAAGCCATTGTAAAAGGTGAAAATCTACAAAGACCGGGTATTCCAGAATCATTTAAAGTATTGGTTCGCGAACTTCAAAGTATCGGTCTTGATATTACAGTAGCCAAACGCGGTGGATTCGAAGTTGACCTTATGAGTGATACTGACGAAATGAAAAGAGCCGTTCCCAAAAGAACACTCAGCGATATAGATTCAGAATTACTTAATATTAATTTCTTTCAAACACCCGGAAGTGTCTCAGATTAAGTAATATAGTGATATACATACAATAGATCAAGGGAGAAAAACATTGTCTACCAGTATTGATTATTTTGATTATATAAGAATAGGCATAGCATCACCGGAAAGAATTTTAAAATGGTCTTTCGGCGAAGTTACAAAGCCTGAAACTATCAATTATCGTACATTAAAGCCGGAAAGAGACGGTTTGTTCTGTGAAAGAACTTTTGGACCGTCTAAAGACTGGGAATGTTATTGCGGTAAATACAAAAGAGTCCGCCATAAAGGCATTATCTGCGAAAGATGCGGAGTAGAAGTTACAGACAGCAAAGTTAGACGCCACAGAATGGGGCATATTAAACTTGCGGCGCCTGTTTCACATATTTGGTTCCTGAAAGGTATTCCAAGTTATCTTGGTTTATTGTTGGATATGACCCTAAGAGATTTAGAGCAGGTAATTTACTTTAATAATTATATTGTTCTTAATCCGGGGGATTCTGAATACAAAAAAACTCAGCTTTTATCCGAAGAAGAATATGAAAATTATGTCAATGAGCATGAAACAACGACTTTAAAAGTCGGAATCGGTGCTGAAGCCATAAAAGAATTACTCGCTGAAATAAGTATTTCCGATATGATTGAAGAATTGAGAGAAGAACTTTCAAACGCAGGCGGTTCAGTACAAAAACGTTCAAAAATTATAAAAAGACTCCGTCTGGTAGAATCTTTAACTTCCAGTAATACAGATCCTACATGGATGATTATGGATGTTTTACCTGTAACACCTCCTGATTTAAGACCAATGGTTCAGCTTGATGGCGGAAGATTCGCTACCAGCGACTTAAATGACTTATATAGAAGGGTTATTAACAGAAATAACCGTCTAATAAGATTAATAGAAATGGGCGCTCCCGAAATTATTATCAGAAACGAAAAAAGAATGCTTCAAGAAGCAGTAGACGCTTTAATCGATAACGGTAGAAGAGGAAGAACCGTAATAGGTCCTAATAATAGACCTCTTAAATCCTTAAGCAACATTATTGAAGGTAAGCAAGGTCGTTTCAGACAGAACCTTTTAGGAAAAAGGGTTGATTATTCAGGAAGAAGCGTTATCGTAGTCGGTCCACAGCTTAAACTTCATCAGTGCGGTTTGCCGAAAGAAATGGCTGTTGAGCTATTCAAGCCTTTCGTTGTAAACAAACTCATTGAAAGAGGCATTGTTCAAAATATTAAATCAGCTAAAAAGAAAATAGAACGTTCCGAAAACGTTGTTTGGGACGTGTTGGAAGAAGTAATTGAAGGACACCCGGTGATGTTAAACCGTGCTCCTACACTGCACAGATTAGGTATTCAAGCATTTGAACCTGTTCTTGTAGAAGGAAGAGCTATTCAATTACATCCGTTAGTTTGCGCAGCATTCAACGCTGACTTTGACGGTGACCAAATGGCTGTACACGTACCGCTTTCCATCGAAGCGCAAACAGAAGCAAGAATGCTTATGCTTTCTGCCAATAACGTTCTGTTGCCGGCAACAGGAAAGCCTTGTATTACTCCAACACAGGATATGATTCTTGGTATTTATTATTTAACACTTGATACAAACTTAACGGAAGAAGATGTGCAAAGATCCTTCCTTAATTTTGAAGATGCTATAACAGCTCTTGACGCAGGAGTGATTAAATTACACTCAAAAATCTGTGTAAGAGATGAATCCGGTGAAAAAATCATAACATCTCCCGGAAGAATTATATTTAATCAAACGGTAAGAACTGCAGTTTTAACCTCATAATATAGCTTTATTAGTTTCTTCGCTTTCTTTTGCCATTCTTAGCGAAGCGAAAAATCTATTCAAAAGCAAACTTAACCGAATTGTTCGGGCTAAAAAGTTCAGAATGGCATTATTAGGGAAACTGATCAATAATTCATAAGAGGAAAATATAAAACAATGAGTACAATTCTTTCTAAAAATCAAAAAAAATCACTTGATTTTATAAATAAAGTTATGGATAAAAAAGCTTTAAATAATTTGTTTTCTCAAATATATTTGGATTATGGCACTTCTAAGACAGCTTTTTTGGCAGATCAATTAAAAAATCTTGGTTTTAAATTTGCAACCCAGGCAGGTACAACAATTTCAATCGAAGATTTGACAATTCCGGAAGCTAAAAAACAACTTATTAAGAATGCTGAAGATGAAATCGACAGAGCAACTTATCGTTATTTGAAAGGTGAAATTACCGAAGTTGAAAGATACACAAAAGTAATCGATACCTGGAGCGAAACAACAGAAAAATTAACAAACAGTGTGGTAGAAAATTTCAGTAGAACAAACCCTGTTTATATGATGGCATTTTCCGGTGCTAGAGGTAACCTTTCTCAGGTAAGCCAGTTAGTCGGAATGCGTGGATTGATGGCAGATGCGCAGGGGCAAATCATCGATCTTCCGATTAAATCAAACTTTAAAGAAGGATTAAGCGTAACAGAGTACATTATTTCCAGTTACGGTGCAAGAAAAGGTCTTGTAGATACAGCGCTTAAAACAGCTGACTCGGGATACCTTACAAGAAGGCTGGTTGACGTTGCTCAAGACGTTATTATCAGGGAAGAAGACTGTAAAACAGAAAAATTCATTGAAATTGAATCCATCAGAGATGCTGAAAAAGAATATGTTTCCCTTCACGACAGACTTTTAGGAAGAACTGTTCTTGAAGATATTGTTGATGAAGAAGGAAATGTTTTAATAACAAAAACTACAACTTTAAATAATGAAGACATAAGAAAAATTTCAGGATTAAAGTTGAAAAAAATTAAAATCCGCTCTCCTTTAACATGTGAATCAGAGTATGGGATTTGTCAAAAATGTTATGGATGGGCGTTAACCAAAAATAACCCTGTTGATATCGGTGAAGCCATTGGTATTATCGCTGCACAGAGTATCGGGGAACCCGGAACACAGCTTACTATGAGAACATTCCACACAGGCGGTGTATTCAGAGGTTCTTCAAGTATGCGTAAAATTAATACAAAAGTAGCAGGTAAAATTGTTACAGGTCTTAATACAAAAGATTTGAGAACCAGACATGGTGATGACGTT
This is a stretch of genomic DNA from bacterium. It encodes these proteins:
- the rpoC1 gene encoding DNA-directed RNA polymerase subunit gamma (DNA-dependent RNA polymerase catalyzes the transcription of DNA into RNA using the four ribonucleoside triphosphates as substrates; in cyanobacteria the beta' subunit is composed of two distinct genes that produce a gamma and beta' subunit); protein product: MSTSIDYFDYIRIGIASPERILKWSFGEVTKPETINYRTLKPERDGLFCERTFGPSKDWECYCGKYKRVRHKGIICERCGVEVTDSKVRRHRMGHIKLAAPVSHIWFLKGIPSYLGLLLDMTLRDLEQVIYFNNYIVLNPGDSEYKKTQLLSEEEYENYVNEHETTTLKVGIGAEAIKELLAEISISDMIEELREELSNAGGSVQKRSKIIKRLRLVESLTSSNTDPTWMIMDVLPVTPPDLRPMVQLDGGRFATSDLNDLYRRVINRNNRLIRLIEMGAPEIIIRNEKRMLQEAVDALIDNGRRGRTVIGPNNRPLKSLSNIIEGKQGRFRQNLLGKRVDYSGRSVIVVGPQLKLHQCGLPKEMAVELFKPFVVNKLIERGIVQNIKSAKKKIERSENVVWDVLEEVIEGHPVMLNRAPTLHRLGIQAFEPVLVEGRAIQLHPLVCAAFNADFDGDQMAVHVPLSIEAQTEARMLMLSANNVLLPATGKPCITPTQDMILGIYYLTLDTNLTEEDVQRSFLNFEDAITALDAGVIKLHSKICVRDESGEKIITSPGRIIFNQTVRTAVLTS
- the rpoB gene encoding DNA-directed RNA polymerase subunit beta, giving the protein MKASSLDQMPDLTEIQKKSFEWFLKEGLKEELLSFSPIKDYTGRLELHFLPNYTFDNPKYTVEEARIHDASYTKQLRIMMRLVNRDTGEIKEQEVYIGDIPMMTDRGTFIINGAERVIVSQIVRSPGIYYKREIATTGKRIYNATLIPNRGAWLKIETDINDVIYVKIDKNRKILATTFLKALGIGINDMDSVFRHSDFLKKTMDKDTTNTNDEALIEVYKKLRPGDPASASGGKSIIESRFFDDKRYDLGKVGRYKLNKKLGLNLAETQRTLTVQDIVASIEYLVNLTYDEGVVDDIDHLGNRRIRSVGELLQNQFRIGLTRLERIVRERMTLQDAETLTPLNLLNTKPLIAAIKEFFGSSQLSQFMDQTNPLAELTHKRRLSALGPGGLARERAGFAVRDIHPSHYGRICPVETPEGPNAGLIGSLATYARVNEYGFIETPYYVVKDGIVTDEINYLSADEEETSRVAPGDIPIKEDGTIATDMVPVRYRSEFTMGESIKVDYVGVSPIQIISVGTSLIPFVEHNDANRALMGSNMQRQAVPLYKAQRPVVGTGLEKRAACDSGMVVLSEHEGVVDYVTSDEVRIKDNFGKIHKYQLMKFVRSNQDTCLNQKPIVSAGMPVKKGTPLADGASTDGGELSLGKNVLVAFMPWEGYNYEDAILISDRLSHDDVYTSIHIEKLEIDARTTKLGPEEITREIPNVSEDSLRHLDERGIVRVGAMVQADDILVGKITPKGESEHPPEEKLLRAIFAEKARDVKDNSLRVPHGEGGRVVDVKVFDREKGDELPPGANTVIRVYIAQKRKIRVGDKMAGRHGNKGIISKILPKEDMPFLPDGTAVDIVLNPLGVPSRMNVGQTYETLLGLAAYLTGNYYEVPAFDERCGITEASLIATSTEVQKGIDKNGYDWVNPNGKVLLYDGRTGEPFDNPVSVGLAYILKLVHLVDDKIHARSTGPYSLVTQQPLGGKAQFGGQRFGEMEVWALEAYGAAYTLQEMLTIKSDDVNGRSRAYEAIVKGENLQRPGIPESFKVLVRELQSIGLDITVAKRGGFEVDLMSDTDEMKRAVPKRTLSDIDSELLNINFFQTPGSVSD